One part of the Gossypium raimondii isolate GPD5lz chromosome 1, ASM2569854v1, whole genome shotgun sequence genome encodes these proteins:
- the LOC105783243 gene encoding AT-hook motif nuclear-localized protein 10, producing the protein MSGSETGMMASREPYSLGMQQKSPVASQPAIQNMRLAFRADGTAVYKPITPASLTYQPASGDGGAEGSAGGPAVTQEQGQALNMSMSMGSEPLKRKRGRPRKYGPESTMPLALIPAPSSVSVTQSNSGGGFPSPTPPPPPSGGSASSPTSGKKARGRPPGSCNKKHQLEALGSPRVGFTPHVITVKVGEDVSSKIMSFSQHGPRAVCILSANGAISNVTLCQPATSGGTVTYEGRFEILSLSGSFLLSENGGQRSRTGGLSVSLSGPDGRVLGGGVAGLLTAASPVQVVVGSFITDNRKEAKSTYQMEGLSAPPKVAPGVTSSPSHGTLSESSGGPGSPVNQSMGTCNNNNNNNPQGMSNFPWK; encoded by the exons ATGTCGGGATCTGAGACGGGAATGATGGCGAGTAGAGAGCCCTACAGCTTGGGCATGCAACAGAAGAGTCCGGTGGCGTCACAACCGGCGATACAGAACATGCGTTTAGCCTTTCGGGCTGACGGAACAGCTGTGTACAAGCCCATCACTCCCGCCTCACTCACATATCAGCCAGCTTCCGGCGATGGTGGGGCGGAGGGGTCCGCTGGTGGACCTGCAGTCACTCAAGAACAAGGGCAAGCTCTGAACATGAGCATGAGCATGGGGAGCGAACCCTTGAAGAGGAAGAGAGGGAGGCCCAGGAAGTATGGGCCGGAAAGTACCATGCCTTTGGCTCTTATACCAGCTCCTTCCTCTGTCAGCGTAACCCAATCTAATAGTGGAGGAGGATTCCCCTCACCAACTCCTCCGCCACCTCCTTCAGGAGGATCAGCCTCTTCACCAACTTCAGGAAAGAAAGCTAGGGGAAGACCGCCTGGTTCCTGCAATAAGAAGCATCAACTTGAAGCTCTGG GATCACCCAGAGTTGGATTTACGCCCCATGTTATCACTGTTAAAGTGGGAGAG GATGTATCGTCAAAAATAATGTCATTTTCTCAGCATGGTCCCAGAGCTGTTTGCATCCTCTCAGCAAATGGAGCCATATCAAATGTAACTCTTTGCCAACCAGCAACATCTGGTGGAACTGTAACTTATGAG GGGCGATTTGAAATTCTGTCACTATCTGGTTCATTTCTTCTGTCAGAAAATGGTGGTCAGCGGAGCAGAACTGGAGGGTTAAGTGTGTCATTGTCTGGCCCAGATGGTCGTGTTTTAGGTGGTGGTGTAGCTGGCCTTCTAACAGCTGCATCTCCTGTTCAG GTGGTTGTGGGTAGTTTTATTACAGACAATCGAAAGGAAGCAAAGTCAACATACCAGATGGAAGGCCTATCTGCCCCACCAAAGGTTGCTCCAGGGGTTACCAGCTCACCTTCACATGGTACTCTAAGTGAATCCTCAGGTGGGCCTGGTAGCCCGGTTAACCAGAGCATGGGAACCTgcaataataacaacaataataaccCACAAGGCATGTCAAACTTTCCATGGAAGTAA
- the LOC105783267 gene encoding uncharacterized protein LOC105783267, which yields MHLSENEGIEGNTFVVTGGLGFVGSALCLELIRRGARQVRSFDLRHHSPWSLQLTNHGVRCLQGDLTSKKDVENALRGANCVFHLASYGMSGKEMLQFSRVDQVNINGTCHVLEACLEFGITRLVYVSTYNVVFGGKEIVNGNEALPYFPIDDHVDPYGRSKSIAEQLVLKYNGRPLKNNIGKCLYTCAVRPAAIYGPGEERHLPRIVSMAKLGLVPFKIGNANVKTDWVYVDNLLLALLLASMRLLDDIPGKEGRPVAAGQPYFISDGSPINTFEFIQPLLKSLDYDLPQSWLAVSHALYLAKIFWAVYSMLYPLLNRWWLPQPFILPAEVYKVGLTHYFSYLKAQQELGYVPMVSPREGMAATISYWQDRKNKSLDGPTIYVWGIIFIGMISLFASGWFPPIGPVPLLRSIGLMLFRSMFGIRLAFYLATAAHIGEGMYAWRLAKRVDPDNATGWFWQTFALGFPSLRLLLKRAKKVA from the exons ATGCACTTGAGCGAAAATGAAGGCATCGAAGGCAACACCTTCGTGGTCACCGGTGGTCTGGGCTTCGTCGGCTCTGCCCTTTGCTTGGAGCTCATCCGCAGAGGTGCTCGCCAAGTTCGCTCCTTTGACCTCCGCCATCATTCCCCTTGGTCCCTCCAACTGACCAACCACGGCGTCCGCTGCCTCCAAG GCGATCTTACCTCGAAGAAAGATGTTGAAAATGCTCTTCGTGGTGCCAATTGCGTTTTTCACCTGGCTTCCTACGGCATGTCAGGGAAAGAAATGCTTCAGTTCTCTCGTGTTGACCAGGTGAATATCAATGGAACCTGCCATGTCTTGGAGGCTTGCCTTGAATTTGGGATCACTAGGCTTGTTTATGTCAGCACATATAATGTTGTGTTTGGTGGAAAGGAGATTGTCAATGGCAATGAGGCCTTGCCCTATTTCCCTATTGATGATCACGTTGATCCCTATGGTCGAAGTAAATCAATTGCCGAGCAGTTGGTTCTTAAGTACAACGGCCGCCCTTTAAA GAATAATATTGGAAAATGTCTTTATACCTGTGCTGTTCGTCCAGCTGCTATATATGGGCCCGGTGAAGAGCGACACCTCCCTAGGATAGTATCTATGGCAAAATTAGGCTTGGTGCCATTCAAAATAGGTAATGCTAATGTGAAAACAGACTGGGTTTATGTGGATAACCTGCTACTCGCTCTACTATTGGCAAGCATGAGACTTTTAGATGACATTCCTGGAAAAGAAGGGCGTCCAGTTGCAGCTGGCCAGCCATACTTCATATCTGATG GGTCTCCAATCAACACTTTTGAATTCATCCAACCACTTCTAAAAAGTTTAGATTATGACTTGCCACAGTCCTGGCTCGCTGTTTCGCATGCTCTTTATCTAGCTAAGATTTTCTGGGCTGTATACTCAATGTTATATCCTTTATTGAATCGGTGGTGGCTTCCTCAGCCCTTCATTCTTCCTGCTGAAGTATATAAG GTTGGTCTTACCCATTACTTCTCATACCTTAAAGCACAGCAAGAGCTTGGATATGTTCCAATGGTGAGTCCTCGGGAAGGCATGGCAGCAACTATATCATATTGGCAGGATAGGAAAAACAAAAGTTTGGACGGACCTACAATATATGTATGgggaattatttttattggaaTGATTTCACTTTTTGCTAGTGGTTGGTTCCCACCCATAGGACCAGTGCCACTCCTTAGATCAATTGGACTTATGTTATTTCGGTCAATGTTTGGAATACGGCTAGCATTTTACTTAGCTACTGCAGCACATATCGGAGAAGGCATGTACGCGTGGCGGTTGGCAAAAAGAGTGGATCCTGATAATGCAACAGGATGGTTCTGGCAGACTTTTGCACTTGGGTTTCCCTCTTTGAGGCTATTGTTGAAGAGAGCCAAAAAAGTTGCGTGA
- the LOC128041691 gene encoding uncharacterized protein LOC128041691, which produces MVDGTRLANLDLVVAVLQDDFQLQSQALAQQTKSLDSLQSTVSIQYQTMVDMKHQMEAVTTQLIQLGQLIKGKATQSTTPPDGTKVETDSRTTFKGDHTSPTNHCHPSHLEYDSDREEFPFKPKPAQVELTKFNA; this is translated from the exons ATGGTTGATGGTACTCGATTGGCAAACTTAGATCTGGTAGTGGCTGTGCTTCAGGATGATTTTCAACTACAATCTCAAGCTCTTGCTCAACAAACTAAATCCCTAGACTCCCTTCAATCCACAGTTTCTATTCAGTATCAAACAATGGTTGATATGAAGCATCAAATGGAAGCTGTTACTACTCAACTCATTCAACTTGGGCAGTTAATTAAAGGTAAGGCCACACAATCAACGACGCCTCCCGATGGAACCAAGGTTGAGACTGATTCCAGAACAACATTCAAGGGTGATCATACATCTCCTACCAACCATTGCCATCCGTCGCACCTTGAGTACGATTCTGATAGGGAAGAGTTTCCGTTCAAGCCCAAACCCGCTCAAGTGGAACTGACTAAATTTAATG CCTAA